The genomic stretch TCTGACTCAGGAACGGGCTCTCTCGCACCAATGAGCTTACCGACCTCTTTGCCGACGCCACCCGCCCAATTTATGCTCCCACACCCGTTTCATCCTCCCTGGTCGCGCGCAGCGCGGTGGTAGACTCAGGATGACATCTCCTTTTGCACAATCGATCACGGAATCTGGTATGAGACGTTCAGGCGTGGAAGAAGCCGCCGGGCCCGCCCGCCCGGAGCGGTCGTGCGCAAGACGTTCCGGGGTCCCGCAAGAAGTACCGGCAATCCGAAAGAGGATTTGCACGATGCGGCGCCGCGCCGCCGGCCGGAATTCGCGTCGTTGCTGGACAATTGCATGCATCGCATGGACTTGCGGCTCGCCTGAGCCGCTGGCATACTGCTGGCAACACACCGGGCCGGCTCCGGGGAGTCCCGGACCTGCCCGGCCGTGGCCGGGCACCTACGAGAAACGGCAAACCCGTCGAAAGGCGGGGACGCAAAGCTACGAGGCTAAAGCAGGCGCACCGCGCCCGCCATGCCAGTCGAGCCGCCGAAAAGGTGCTTCGCCATGGCTGCGACCGTACCGTCGCACGGCTGTGTCCGCCGTGCCCACGCGTTCCCCCGCGCGCGAGTGATCTCCGCCCTCGTCTGCACCGTGCTCCTCCCGCTGTCCGCGGCCTGCGGCGGCGGCTCGCCCACCGGCCCCTCCACCCTCCCCGAGCTGATCATCGCCGTGCGCCCCTCGCTCGCCCCCGCCACGGGCGGCGTGGAGGTGCCCGTCTCCGGCGCCGTGGAGCTGGCGGTGCTCGACGGCGGGACCGCGATGGCCGCGGAGTGGACCAGCAGCGACCCCGCGGTGGTGAGCGTCTCCCCGGCGGGCGTGGTGACGGGGCTGGCCGAGGGGACCGCCACGGTCACGGCCCGCACCTCCAAGGGCGGCACCAGCACGGGCGTCAAGGTGAAGAAGCCGGGAACGCCCCCGCCGCCGCCCCCCGACACCACCGTCTCCGCTCCCCTGACCGCGGCGCCGGCGTGCTCCTCCTTCCCCGCGCTGCGCCGGGTGCCGGTCTCCAGCGCCTCGCAGCTGCAGGCGGCGGTGGCGGACGCGCGCCCCGGCGACGTGATCGAGCTGGCCGACGGGACGTACACGGGGTACCCCAACGTGCACGCGTCGGGGACGGCCGAGCGGCGGATCGTGCTCTGCGGGACGGGACGGGCGGTGCTGCAGACCGGCTCGCAGGACTCGGGGCACGCGCTGTGGCTGGACGGGGCGAGCTACTGGACGCTGTCGGGGCTGGTGCTGACCAACTCGATGGGCGGGCTGCAGATCAGCCGCGGCTCGTACAACGTGGTCCAGTGGGTGGAGGTCTTCAACACCGGCCAGCACGCCATCCACATCAGCCAGCTCAGCTCGGACAACGTGGTCCGCAACAGCTGGATCCACCACACCGGGCGCCGCCAGCCCGAGTACGGCGAAGGCGTCTACGTGGGGAGCTGGGTGGACCACTGGTGCCAGCGCACCGGCTGCCAGCCCGATCGCAGCGACCGCAACCAGGTGCTCGACACCCGCTTCGGGCCCTACGTGACCGCCGAGCACGTGCAGGTGATGGAGGGCACCACGGCCGGGGTGATCCGCGGCAACACCTTCGACGGCACGGGGATGGGCGCGCCCGCGGCGCCTTGGGCCGACTCGTGGGTGGC from Longimicrobium sp. encodes the following:
- a CDS encoding right-handed parallel beta-helix repeat-containing protein — protein: MISALVCTVLLPLSAACGGGSPTGPSTLPELIIAVRPSLAPATGGVEVPVSGAVELAVLDGGTAMAAEWTSSDPAVVSVSPAGVVTGLAEGTATVTARTSKGGTSTGVKVKKPGTPPPPPPDTTVSAPLTAAPACSSFPALRRVPVSSASQLQAAVADARPGDVIELADGTYTGYPNVHASGTAERRIVLCGTGRAVLQTGSQDSGHALWLDGASYWTLSGLVLTNSMGGLQISRGSYNVVQWVEVFNTGQHAIHISQLSSDNVVRNSWIHHTGRRQPEYGEGVYVGSWVDHWCQRTGCQPDRSDRNQVLDTRFGPYVTAEHVQVMEGTTAGVIRGNTFDGTGMGAPAAPWADSWVAVMGNDYVVEDNRGSRALKNGFEVYVDADGWGRGNVFRRNVADVQADGYGFQVDSRVGGSTAVACDNTVRNAAGFSNVTCR